In Geopsychrobacter electrodiphilus DSM 16401, a single window of DNA contains:
- the hemE gene encoding uroporphyrinogen decarboxylase → MSKQYDFIKACWCQPVDRVPVWLMRQAGRYLQCYKDVRAQGGGTFLDLCKDPARAAEVTIQPIDILDVDAAIMFSDILTPIEPMGMALDFVPGPVFEKPIRTAADVEALILPDDMALAVPYVPAIIKRLRIAFEGRVPLIGFGGAPFTLACYMVEGKGSKDFAELKKMMYSDFPLYDALMQKITEMDRRYLNMQIDAGAQTIQIFDTWGGLLAPHDFERYILPYAKQLINGLKRDGIPVIYFVKGGGGMLELVKEAGADVIGLDWHVNLGKARDILGDKIAVQGNLDPTVLYAPKPYIEQEVQRILNENADRPGFIFNLGHGILPTVPPENAIHMVECVHRLSQK, encoded by the coding sequence ATGTCCAAGCAATACGATTTCATTAAAGCCTGCTGGTGCCAGCCTGTTGACCGTGTCCCTGTCTGGCTGATGCGCCAGGCGGGCCGTTATCTGCAGTGTTATAAGGATGTCCGCGCCCAGGGTGGCGGCACCTTTCTCGATCTGTGTAAGGACCCGGCGCGCGCTGCCGAGGTGACTATTCAGCCGATCGATATTCTTGATGTTGATGCGGCGATCATGTTTTCAGACATTCTCACCCCGATTGAACCGATGGGGATGGCCCTTGATTTCGTGCCCGGTCCGGTCTTCGAAAAGCCGATCCGCACTGCAGCTGACGTCGAGGCCTTGATCCTGCCTGACGATATGGCTTTAGCCGTGCCCTATGTGCCGGCAATCATCAAGCGTTTGCGCATTGCCTTTGAAGGCCGCGTGCCGCTGATCGGCTTTGGCGGTGCCCCGTTTACCCTGGCCTGCTACATGGTCGAAGGGAAGGGCTCCAAAGATTTTGCCGAGCTGAAGAAGATGATGTATTCCGACTTCCCGCTCTATGACGCACTGATGCAGAAGATCACCGAGATGGATCGGCGCTATCTGAATATGCAGATCGATGCGGGCGCGCAGACCATCCAGATTTTCGACACCTGGGGCGGACTGCTGGCACCGCATGATTTCGAGCGCTATATCCTGCCCTACGCCAAGCAACTGATCAATGGCCTCAAGCGTGACGGCATTCCGGTGATCTACTTTGTCAAGGGCGGCGGCGGAATGCTCGAACTGGTCAAGGAAGCCGGCGCCGATGTTATCGGTCTCGACTGGCACGTCAATCTGGGCAAGGCGCGTGACATTCTGGGCGACAAAATTGCGGTGCAGGGGAATCTTGATCCGACCGTGCTCTATGCACCTAAACCTTACATCGAGCAGGAAGTGCAGCGGATTCTCAATGAGAACGCCGATCGTCCCGGATTTATCTTCAACCTGGGACACGGTATCCTGCCGACCGTTCCGCCTGAGAATGCGATACACATGGTCGAGTGTGTACACCGTTTAAGCCAAAAATAG
- the hemG gene encoding protoporphyrinogen oxidase: MTKIVVLGAGISGLSTAYALENFARREELDIEILVLEKLDRSGGKIMSVKSEGFLCEWGPNGFLDNKPMTLDLCRALGVDSVLLRSSDNARKRFIYAAETLHRLPEDAISFFKSKLISWPGKLRLGCEMLIPAKRGTVDETLAAFARRRLGAEALDRLIGPMVSGIFAGDPETMSLRSCFPRIYQLEQEYGGLIKAMAKLGKKSRAERKAGKQVASAAGPGGVLTSFTGGIQELTDSLIEKLQAKVLTDSGVARIEKKQGGFLLHLEDQSRIEAEMVISSVPAHALSGMLAELDSESASLLNQIPYASMNVVCFGYQQDRISRDLEGFGYLIAKGEKRNTLGTLWDSSIFPNRAPEGHVLLRSMLGGATNPQAINFSEDEVRQKTMADLKKIMGIEAAPDFVRIFRHRQAIPQYIPGHGARLAALDSRMDNFKGLFLTGNAFSGVGINDCVNASNQIAEKVITALKQQRL, from the coding sequence ATGACCAAAATTGTCGTTCTGGGTGCCGGTATTTCAGGATTATCAACGGCCTATGCCCTTGAAAATTTCGCGCGCCGCGAAGAGTTGGACATCGAAATTCTGGTGCTGGAAAAACTCGACAGAAGTGGCGGGAAGATCATGAGCGTCAAGTCCGAGGGCTTTCTCTGTGAATGGGGTCCGAACGGTTTTCTTGACAACAAGCCGATGACCCTTGATCTCTGTCGCGCTCTCGGGGTCGACTCCGTTTTGTTGCGGTCCAGCGATAACGCGCGTAAGCGCTTTATCTATGCGGCAGAAACCCTGCATCGCCTGCCTGAGGATGCGATTTCATTCTTTAAATCAAAATTGATCAGCTGGCCGGGTAAATTACGCCTCGGCTGCGAAATGCTGATTCCCGCCAAACGGGGAACCGTCGATGAAACCCTGGCTGCATTCGCGCGCCGCCGACTGGGTGCTGAAGCCCTTGATCGCTTGATTGGACCGATGGTCTCGGGAATCTTTGCCGGTGATCCCGAAACTATGAGTTTGCGCAGCTGTTTTCCGCGTATATACCAGCTTGAACAGGAATACGGGGGCCTGATAAAAGCGATGGCCAAGCTCGGCAAAAAGTCGCGTGCCGAACGTAAGGCCGGCAAACAGGTGGCGAGTGCCGCCGGTCCGGGAGGGGTGCTCACTTCCTTCACCGGCGGAATCCAGGAGTTGACCGACTCACTGATTGAAAAACTGCAGGCCAAGGTGCTTACCGATAGCGGGGTGGCGCGGATCGAAAAGAAGCAGGGGGGATTTCTGCTGCATCTTGAAGATCAGTCCCGGATCGAAGCTGAAATGGTAATCAGCTCTGTTCCGGCCCATGCGCTCTCAGGCATGCTGGCAGAGTTGGATTCAGAGTCGGCAAGCCTGCTGAATCAGATCCCCTATGCTTCTATGAATGTGGTTTGTTTCGGGTATCAGCAGGACAGGATTTCCCGCGACCTCGAAGGGTTCGGATACCTGATTGCCAAAGGGGAGAAGCGCAACACGCTGGGAACCTTGTGGGACTCGAGTATTTTCCCTAACCGTGCCCCCGAGGGGCATGTGCTGCTGCGCTCGATGCTGGGAGGCGCAACCAATCCGCAGGCGATTAATTTTAGTGAGGATGAGGTCAGACAGAAGACCATGGCTGATCTGAAAAAGATCATGGGGATTGAGGCTGCGCCTGACTTTGTCCGGATCTTCCGCCATCGACAGGCGATTCCTCAATATATACCTGGACACGGTGCGCGCCTCGCGGCATTGGATAGCCGGATGGATAACTTTAAAGGACTTTTCCTGACTGGTAATGCTTTTTCCGGGGTCGGGATTAACGACTGTGTTAATGCCTCTAATCAAATTGCTGAAAAAGTGATCACAGCACTCAAGCAGCAGCGGTTATGA
- a CDS encoding response regulator has product MSQRIALVLEDNQECRTLLTELLAEKQLQVKAFSGPDSYLVTRLDKECQLSCPFDGFTMTDNDLPGMSGLEFLEKLEAGGCKLPVDRKAIISGNWSAEERMRVRLLGCRVFSKPHKIAEIYQWGDKGPAEKV; this is encoded by the coding sequence ATGTCCCAACGTATCGCTCTGGTTCTGGAAGATAACCAGGAATGTCGCACGCTGCTAACAGAACTGTTGGCGGAAAAACAACTGCAGGTGAAGGCTTTTTCCGGCCCGGATTCTTATCTGGTGACCCGACTTGACAAGGAATGTCAACTCAGCTGTCCCTTTGACGGGTTCACGATGACCGATAACGACCTGCCGGGGATGAGTGGTCTCGAATTTTTAGAAAAGCTTGAAGCCGGAGGGTGTAAGCTTCCTGTTGACCGCAAGGCGATCATTTCGGGAAACTGGTCCGCAGAAGAACGCATGCGTGTGCGTCTGTTGGGTTGCCGTGTCTTCAGCAAGCCGCACAAGATTGCCGAGATTTATCAGTGGGGTGATAAGGGCCCGGCGGAGAAGGTTTGA
- a CDS encoding DUF6172 family protein: MKKTFKMSHPKIKVPRLVEAIKYEVKKYIKRERGKTLPANVDFWDFDCRFGDDEATSEVIHLSEINKCISQAEARELESFYLEILAKPGIRSKKPKERVSMDSDDSAIG, encoded by the coding sequence ATGAAAAAAACGTTTAAAATGTCCCACCCGAAGATTAAAGTCCCAAGGCTTGTCGAAGCCATCAAATATGAAGTGAAAAAATATATTAAACGCGAGCGCGGCAAGACTTTACCCGCCAATGTCGATTTCTGGGATTTTGACTGTCGGTTCGGCGATGATGAGGCGACGAGCGAGGTGATTCATCTCTCAGAGATTAATAAGTGTATTTCTCAGGCTGAAGCCAGAGAGCTGGAATCCTTCTATCTCGAAATCCTGGCCAAACCAGGCATTCGCAGCAAAAAGCCTAAAGAACGAGTGTCGATGGATTCTGACGATTCGGCCATCGGGTAG
- a CDS encoding ferritin family protein has protein sequence MRVTELKTAIRKMIQVELDAMVYYQKATEAMQDEGAIFHFNQLADEEREHARSFYAIYPEDDLPTFDDMVLQAQTNTTIAQSLDVGLIARLDECQALQLAMKLEKEVEGNLRKMALELNDIGARAVVEKNAESTQNHYEMIASDYARLYNKG, from the coding sequence ATGAGAGTAACTGAACTGAAAACCGCGATCCGTAAAATGATTCAGGTCGAACTGGATGCGATGGTTTATTACCAGAAGGCAACCGAGGCGATGCAGGATGAAGGGGCCATTTTTCACTTCAACCAGTTAGCGGATGAAGAACGGGAGCACGCCCGCAGTTTTTATGCAATCTATCCCGAGGATGACCTCCCGACGTTTGATGACATGGTTCTGCAGGCACAAACGAATACCACAATCGCCCAGTCCCTCGACGTCGGTCTGATCGCCCGGCTCGACGAATGCCAGGCCTTACAACTGGCGATGAAACTGGAAAAAGAGGTCGAAGGAAATCTGCGTAAAATGGCCCTTGAACTCAACGACATTGGTGCACGGGCCGTGGTTGAAAAAAATGCCGAATCGACCCAGAACCATTACGAAATGATTGCCTCGGACTATGCTCGTCTCTATAACAAAGGCTAA
- a CDS encoding DnaJ C-terminal domain-containing protein: MAKDYYQTLGVARDADQATIKKAYRKLAQTHHPDRNPGDKKAEDRFKEVAEAYAVLSDKEKRQQYDRFGETGFHQRFSQEDIFRNVDLGDLFGGGGSEDLFSQLFGGGRGRARGHRPPVKGQDYSMEVSIPLRLALEGGERRVDYRNEGQIEQIKVRIPAGIEEGAKLRISGKGGQAPAGGQAGDLFLQIKIDPDPIFKREENNLLVEIKLPFSQLCLGCSTEVPTLQGEKRIKVPAGFQPGGKIRLRGFGVPAAAGRPAGDLYAWINVEVPAQLDEVQLKLIKDLAKSGL, encoded by the coding sequence ATGGCCAAAGACTATTATCAGACCCTCGGCGTTGCCAGAGATGCAGACCAGGCAACGATCAAGAAAGCATACCGCAAACTCGCTCAAACCCACCACCCGGATCGCAACCCCGGCGACAAAAAGGCCGAGGACCGCTTCAAGGAGGTCGCCGAGGCCTACGCGGTCCTATCCGACAAAGAGAAACGCCAGCAGTACGATCGCTTCGGCGAAACGGGATTCCACCAACGCTTCAGCCAGGAAGATATCTTCCGCAATGTCGATCTCGGTGACCTGTTCGGCGGCGGTGGGAGTGAAGACCTGTTCAGCCAACTGTTTGGTGGTGGACGAGGACGCGCTCGCGGCCACCGCCCGCCAGTCAAAGGGCAGGATTATTCGATGGAGGTCAGCATCCCGCTGCGCCTGGCCCTCGAAGGCGGTGAACGCCGCGTCGACTACCGCAACGAGGGGCAGATCGAGCAAATCAAGGTTCGGATTCCGGCGGGGATTGAAGAAGGCGCCAAACTGCGAATTTCGGGAAAGGGAGGCCAGGCACCGGCGGGCGGGCAAGCCGGGGATCTCTTCCTTCAGATCAAAATCGATCCCGATCCGATCTTCAAACGCGAAGAGAACAACCTGCTGGTCGAGATCAAGCTCCCCTTTAGCCAGCTCTGCCTCGGCTGCAGTACTGAGGTCCCGACCCTGCAAGGGGAGAAGCGGATCAAGGTCCCCGCAGGATTTCAACCCGGGGGGAAAATCCGGCTTCGGGGATTTGGCGTACCCGCAGCCGCCGGAAGACCAGCCGGCGACCTTTACGCCTGGATTAATGTTGAGGTCCCGGCCCAACTTGATGAAGTCCAGCTTAAATTGATAAAAGATCTTGCCAAGAGCGGTCTCTAA
- a CDS encoding (2Fe-2S) ferredoxin domain-containing protein — MVKKSPFRCHIFVCVNDRQGARKSCADGRGAEIRQILKDRFQKMDLPPDSIRVSQSLCMGLCNEGPNLMIYPQGIWYSAVKLEDIDTIVKEVEALSTQPEQ; from the coding sequence ATGGTTAAAAAGTCCCCGTTCCGCTGTCATATCTTCGTCTGTGTCAATGATCGTCAAGGCGCACGCAAATCCTGCGCCGACGGCCGAGGGGCCGAGATCCGACAGATCCTTAAAGACCGTTTTCAAAAGATGGACCTGCCACCCGACAGCATCCGTGTTTCCCAAAGTTTATGTATGGGTTTGTGTAACGAGGGGCCAAACCTGATGATCTACCCCCAAGGGATCTGGTATTCCGCCGTAAAACTCGAGGATATCGACACGATTGTCAAAGAGGTCGAAGCCCTGTCGACGCAGCCGGAGCAGTAA
- a CDS encoding LysE family transporter, whose product MNWWAEFLTIALVHLLAVASPGPDFAMVMRQSIVCGRRPAIYTSIGIGTGILVHVSYCLLGLGLLISRSLLLFNLVKLVGAAYLLYIGWHSLRAQPTPQETKIAVAAQVIPSASQALRIGFLTNLLNPKATLFFLSLFSLVISPQTPLWVQLGYGVYMALATGLWFSALSVFLTRPAVRGFFRRFGHWAERLMGGVLIALGIKLALTQR is encoded by the coding sequence ATGAACTGGTGGGCTGAATTTTTGACGATTGCGCTGGTCCATCTGCTGGCGGTAGCGAGTCCGGGTCCTGATTTTGCGATGGTTATGCGTCAGAGTATTGTTTGTGGGCGACGACCGGCGATCTATACCAGTATCGGAATCGGTACCGGCATCCTCGTGCATGTCTCCTATTGCCTGCTCGGGCTCGGTTTGCTGATCTCCCGCTCACTGCTGCTTTTTAACCTGGTCAAGTTGGTGGGGGCTGCTTATTTACTTTACATCGGTTGGCATTCATTGCGGGCCCAACCGACACCTCAGGAAACAAAGATCGCGGTTGCCGCGCAGGTGATTCCATCTGCCTCCCAGGCATTGCGAATCGGATTTTTGACCAATCTGCTCAACCCCAAGGCGACTCTTTTTTTTCTGTCACTCTTTTCTCTGGTGATCTCCCCGCAGACCCCGCTCTGGGTGCAGCTTGGCTATGGTGTATATATGGCGCTGGCCACCGGACTCTGGTTTAGCGCCTTGTCGGTTTTTCTGACTCGGCCAGCGGTGCGTGGTTTTTTTCGTCGCTTCGGTCACTGGGCTGAACGGCTGATGGGAGGAGTGTTGATCGCCCTCGGCATCAAGCTCGCTTTGACCCAGAGGTGA
- the ccsB gene encoding c-type cytochrome biogenesis protein CcsB translates to MESGQLFNFVTLGYFIAMVLFITYLATRNSKVAFLAHLFCVAGVAVHTLAIGMRWYESYQMPGGVGHAPLSNLYESVVFFAWTILVIYLLIDFKYKQPSIGAFVLPFAFLGMTWAQLTLNTSIEPLVPALQSNWLTYHVLTCFLGYAAFAVACGVSIMYLIKVGKEEKGDGPIGGILGIFPSIRVLDDINYRAIMIGFPLLTLGIITGAAWANYAWGTYWSWDPKETWSLIVWFIYAAFLHARFTRGWVGRRAAWLSVIGFAATIFCYLGVNLVLSGLHSYGGGGM, encoded by the coding sequence ATGGAAAGTGGACAACTTTTTAACTTTGTGACCCTTGGCTATTTCATCGCCATGGTTCTTTTTATTACCTACCTTGCGACCCGGAATTCCAAGGTCGCCTTTCTCGCCCACCTGTTTTGCGTGGCCGGCGTGGCAGTGCATACCCTGGCCATTGGCATGCGCTGGTATGAGTCTTATCAGATGCCCGGTGGTGTCGGTCATGCCCCTTTGTCAAATCTGTATGAATCGGTGGTCTTTTTTGCATGGACCATCCTGGTAATTTACCTGCTCATCGATTTCAAGTATAAGCAGCCCTCGATCGGAGCCTTTGTCCTCCCCTTTGCATTTCTCGGGATGACCTGGGCGCAATTGACCCTCAACACCTCGATTGAACCGCTGGTCCCGGCGCTGCAAAGCAACTGGCTGACCTATCACGTTCTCACCTGCTTCCTCGGCTATGCAGCCTTTGCCGTCGCCTGCGGGGTGTCAATCATGTATCTGATCAAGGTCGGCAAAGAGGAGAAGGGTGATGGCCCGATCGGCGGCATTCTCGGGATCTTCCCGAGCATCCGTGTCCTCGATGACATCAACTATCGCGCCATCATGATCGGCTTTCCGCTGTTGACCCTCGGCATCATCACCGGCGCCGCCTGGGCTAATTACGCCTGGGGCACCTACTGGAGTTGGGACCCGAAAGAGACCTGGAGCCTGATTGTCTGGTTCATCTACGCCGCCTTCCTGCATGCCCGCTTCACCCGCGGCTGGGTCGGTCGTCGTGCGGCCTGGTTATCAGTAATCGGTTTTGCGGCAACCATTTTCTGCTATCTCGGCGTCAACCTGGTTCTCTCGGGACTGCACTCCTATGGTGGCGGAGGCATGTAA
- a CDS encoding uracil-DNA glycosylase: MPEAFVATLAAYRRCAVFNPWGERDPQNDRDLDGPLVRRRQLLAYLQERIGAARILLVAEAIGYQGGHFSGIPMTSERLLLGGLQHKDIFPADVFRRAPQRTSSPKIKPEGFTEPTATIVWGLLKSLGIDPRSVVLWNAFPWHPYQLQKGLLSNRTPSDEELVDGHGVLRLLLSLGGFKTLVAVGRKSAIQLAGLGLDAAEVRHPANGGAGKFREQMSGILRGL; this comes from the coding sequence GTGCCTGAGGCATTTGTAGCCACACTTGCCGCTTATCGCCGGTGCGCAGTTTTTAATCCCTGGGGGGAGCGCGATCCACAAAACGACCGAGATCTGGACGGGCCGTTGGTGCGCCGCCGGCAACTTCTGGCCTATCTTCAGGAGCGGATCGGCGCCGCGCGGATTTTGCTGGTGGCCGAAGCGATCGGCTATCAGGGAGGGCATTTCAGCGGTATTCCGATGACCAGCGAACGACTTCTCCTCGGCGGCTTGCAACATAAAGACATTTTCCCCGCAGATGTTTTCCGTCGCGCTCCGCAGCGCACCAGTTCCCCCAAAATCAAACCCGAGGGGTTTACCGAGCCGACGGCGACCATCGTCTGGGGCCTGCTTAAAAGCCTCGGCATAGACCCGCGCTCGGTTGTCCTGTGGAATGCGTTCCCCTGGCACCCCTACCAGCTCCAAAAGGGGCTGCTGAGCAACCGCACCCCAAGCGATGAAGAATTGGTCGACGGGCACGGGGTTTTGCGACTGCTGCTCAGTTTGGGAGGGTTTAAGACGCTGGTGGCCGTTGGGCGAAAATCGGCAATCCAGCTTGCCGGATTGGGACTTGATGCGGCTGAAGTCCGGCATCCGGCCAATGGCGGTGCCGGGAAATTTCGCGAACAGATGAGCGGCATATTGAGGGGACTATGA
- the def gene encoding peptide deformylase, producing MAVKEVLLYPNPILKEVCSAIEKWDASVTALLQDLVDTMVDAGHSVGVAAPQIGDTRRAVVVDVSKSKLGKKQENHGLLCMVNPVIIEHEGQTTVREGCMSVPDYTGNVLRAERIVVKFQDQDRQLQVIRTAGFEAIAIQHEIDHLDGYLFLDRVSSLKTDLFRRK from the coding sequence ATGGCTGTTAAAGAGGTCCTTCTTTATCCCAACCCGATACTCAAAGAGGTCTGTTCCGCCATCGAAAAGTGGGACGCAAGCGTCACCGCTCTGCTGCAGGATCTGGTTGACACCATGGTCGATGCCGGGCATTCCGTCGGCGTTGCCGCTCCCCAGATAGGCGACACCAGGCGTGCCGTGGTGGTTGATGTCTCCAAGAGTAAACTGGGGAAGAAACAGGAGAATCACGGGCTGCTGTGCATGGTCAACCCGGTGATTATCGAGCACGAGGGGCAAACAACCGTCCGGGAAGGATGTATGTCGGTGCCTGACTACACCGGCAATGTCCTGCGGGCGGAGCGGATTGTGGTTAAATTTCAAGATCAGGATCGGCAACTACAGGTGATCAGAACGGCTGGCTTCGAAGCGATCGCCATTCAGCATGAAATTGACCATCTCGATGGTTACCTCTTCCTCGACCGGGTCTCAAGCCTCAAGACCGACCTGTTTCGCCGCAAGTAA
- a CDS encoding DUF2288 family protein yields the protein MSEDRERFEKDLAEIDWRSLRIHARRDALILVDLQLDLIEVAIKVTADAAEQVGSWIEKGLLCKPTAEQMSCWETVLDKPFHMLIAAPYILFQEVHRA from the coding sequence ATGTCTGAAGACAGGGAACGTTTTGAAAAAGATTTAGCCGAAATCGATTGGCGCTCGCTCCGCATTCATGCCCGGCGTGATGCCCTGATTCTGGTTGATCTTCAACTTGACCTGATTGAAGTCGCGATCAAGGTAACCGCCGATGCGGCCGAACAGGTCGGCAGCTGGATTGAAAAAGGGCTTCTGTGTAAGCCGACAGCCGAGCAGATGTCCTGCTGGGAGACTGTACTCGACAAGCCTTTCCATATGCTCATCGCCGCTCCATATATTCTGTTTCAAGAAGTTCATCGTGCCTGA
- the hemH gene encoding ferrochelatase codes for MSLEQPTALILLNMGGPDSLETIEPFLYNLFSDRELIQLPMGALLQKPFAKLISHFRSKKVRESYKYIGGRSPLLAWTRKQAVGIAERLGGHIQPFVLMRYWQPRAAEVMTQLKKAGIRQAIVLSMYPHYTGATTGSSINDFEQHAEKLYPELSYQVIDQWYDWPGYVTALASRVEEGLDNFHELMRDDVRILFSAHALPQKFIDRGDPYQQQVETTARLVMERVGNYRWSIAYQSRSGPVKWMTPGTDLELIRLGAEDVKSLLMVPISFVSDHIETLEEIDLQYRMLAEQHGIAHFFRAPSLNDHPDFLEGMAGLVRERCQI; via the coding sequence ATGTCTTTAGAGCAACCGACTGCTTTAATCCTGCTCAACATGGGCGGCCCCGATTCTCTCGAGACGATCGAGCCTTTTCTGTATAACCTGTTTTCCGACCGGGAACTGATCCAACTCCCCATGGGTGCGCTGCTGCAGAAGCCCTTCGCTAAGCTGATCTCCCATTTTCGTAGCAAGAAGGTCCGAGAAAGCTATAAGTATATCGGCGGCCGTTCGCCGTTACTCGCCTGGACACGGAAGCAGGCGGTTGGGATTGCCGAACGGCTTGGCGGTCACATTCAACCGTTTGTATTGATGCGCTACTGGCAGCCAAGGGCCGCCGAGGTCATGACGCAGCTGAAAAAAGCCGGAATCCGGCAGGCGATTGTGCTCTCGATGTATCCGCACTATACCGGGGCCACGACCGGCAGCAGCATTAATGATTTTGAGCAGCATGCCGAAAAGCTCTACCCCGAACTCAGCTATCAGGTGATTGATCAGTGGTACGATTGGCCGGGGTATGTAACGGCGCTGGCATCTCGGGTGGAAGAGGGTCTGGATAATTTTCACGAGTTGATGCGCGATGATGTGCGCATCCTTTTTTCGGCTCACGCCCTGCCGCAAAAATTTATCGACCGTGGCGATCCTTATCAGCAGCAGGTTGAAACGACTGCGAGGCTCGTTATGGAGCGCGTCGGTAACTATCGCTGGAGCATCGCTTACCAGAGTCGCAGTGGGCCGGTGAAGTGGATGACCCCCGGAACGGACCTTGAGCTAATCCGACTCGGCGCCGAAGATGTGAAGTCACTCCTGATGGTGCCGATCTCCTTTGTTTCAGATCATATCGAAACCCTTGAAGAGATTGATCTTCAGTATCGTATGCTGGCAGAACAGCATGGGATTGCGCACTTTTTCAGAGCGCCGTCGCTGAACGATCACCCTGACTTTCTGGAGGGGATGGCAGGGTTGGTGCGAGAGCGATGTCAGATATAA
- the resB gene encoding cytochrome c biogenesis protein ResB: MNVKKTSSPDRLWDFFCSLKLTIFTLLMLAVTSIIGTVIQQDGAAEEYIKEYGRSNYELFQKMHLTDMYHSWWFVGLLGLFCVNLICCSIKNFPRVWKFVSQPMLVAGDGTYKNSANKAEFITKEPADELAQRLTDTLKSAFTRPTLTEVDGHLNLFAQKGIYSRFGAYMTHLSILIIMLGAIIGTVWGYKAYVNIVEGTSITQVWPRNGNQPIQLGYSVRCDKFEVEYYPGTMRPKEFRSLLTIVDNGKVIYDKAKIIVNEPLSYKGITFYQSSYGPAGTGTFEIEVTDNKSGDKLTVNPAQGQRVPLPNGFFFSVDDFTASYESYGAAAKLHVDTPEGKHRTPFIILQKFPQFDARRGGDFSFALKSYHQPQYTGLQVAKDPGVWIVWFGCFLMVFGSMSAFFFSHRRVWIRLSHEQGKTRVQMAANAHRNQAAFSLTFEELKKQIENTVTNKA, from the coding sequence TTGAACGTCAAGAAAACATCTTCACCTGACCGCTTATGGGATTTTTTCTGTTCCCTTAAACTGACAATCTTTACTCTGCTGATGCTTGCAGTCACCTCGATTATCGGGACCGTCATCCAGCAGGACGGCGCGGCCGAAGAGTACATCAAAGAGTACGGTCGCTCCAACTACGAGCTCTTCCAAAAAATGCACCTCACTGACATGTACCATTCCTGGTGGTTCGTCGGGCTGCTGGGGCTCTTCTGCGTCAACTTGATCTGTTGCTCGATCAAGAATTTTCCGCGTGTATGGAAATTCGTCAGCCAGCCGATGCTGGTTGCGGGAGACGGTACCTATAAAAATTCGGCCAACAAGGCTGAATTCATCACCAAAGAGCCCGCTGATGAATTGGCTCAGCGCCTCACTGACACCCTGAAATCCGCCTTTACCAGACCAACCCTGACTGAAGTTGACGGGCACCTGAATCTGTTTGCCCAAAAAGGGATTTATTCACGCTTCGGCGCCTACATGACCCACCTGTCGATTCTGATCATCATGCTGGGAGCGATTATCGGTACAGTCTGGGGCTACAAAGCCTACGTCAACATCGTTGAAGGGACTTCAATCACTCAGGTCTGGCCACGTAACGGCAACCAGCCGATTCAACTCGGCTACAGCGTGCGCTGTGATAAATTTGAAGTCGAATACTACCCGGGAACCATGCGCCCCAAAGAATTCCGCAGTCTTTTGACCATCGTCGACAACGGTAAGGTTATTTACGATAAGGCAAAAATTATTGTCAACGAACCCCTCTCCTACAAAGGGATCACTTTCTATCAGTCGAGCTATGGCCCGGCTGGAACCGGCACCTTTGAAATCGAAGTCACTGATAATAAAAGTGGTGATAAACTGACAGTGAACCCGGCACAGGGGCAACGCGTCCCGCTGCCGAACGGTTTCTTCTTCTCCGTCGACGATTTCACGGCAAGCTATGAGAGCTATGGTGCGGCCGCTAAGCTGCATGTCGATACCCCCGAGGGGAAACATCGCACGCCGTTTATCATCCTGCAGAAATTCCCGCAGTTTGATGCACGTCGTGGCGGTGACTTCAGCTTTGCCCTCAAGTCTTACCACCAGCCACAGTACACCGGGCTACAGGTCGCAAAAGATCCAGGGGTGTGGATTGTCTGGTTTGGTTGTTTCTTGATGGTGTTCGGCTCGATGAGTGCCTTCTTCTTTTCACACCGGCGTGTCTGGATTCGGCTCTCGCACGAACAGGGCAAAACCAGGGTGCAAATGGCAGCCAATGCCCATCGGAATCAGGCGGCATTTTCCCTGACGTTTGAAGAACTTAAAAAACAGATCGAGAACACGGTCACGAATAAAGCCTGA